Proteins encoded by one window of Inmirania thermothiophila:
- a CDS encoding molybdopterin-containing oxidoreductase family protein: MAELTRRRFLKATAGGLAAGLVSRPALALRALQPAVGIDNPLKHYPSRDWESLYRDIYKPDDSYVLVCTPNCTHNCYLNAYVKNGVVVRMGPTQNYHKATDVYGTVASQRWDPRLCNKGILLPRRFYGDRRVKAPMVRKGFLEWVRRGFPRDEDGLPPAELFRRGEDGYVRVSWDEAYEIVAKALYETAKTYSGEQGAALLKRQDYDEAMIARMGSAGTRAMKFRGGMPVLGSIKLFGQYRTANSMALLDAHIRNVGPDKAKGGVGLDNYSWHTDLPPGHPMVTGQQTVDFDLATVEYADCIVLWGMNWISTKMPEAHWLTENRAKGKKVIVISTEYSSTCSKADEIVLIRPATDPALALGVAQIIIEEKLYDEEFVKGHTDLPLLVRMDTGDLLRAHEVIPGYRLKELKLTRVVDDPKDLPKPFHVNVGEPVVTRKMREEWGDFVVWDLRKGRPAAVSRDDIGEHFLKTGIDPALEGEFEVEVGGEKVKVRPVFDLVRQHLDDTWNPTNTSKVTGAPKSALYSLARQFAAHPEKTLFITGMGPNQMFNADLKDRAIFLVAALTRNVGFIGGNVGSYAGNYRAAYFNGMPQYLAENPFDITLDPKAPAKVKPYLTFQSAHFYSHGDKPLKVHGHYFNGRTHMPTPTKAFWFSGSNSILGNAKGHYEVVMNLLRHPAHRHPGAHKRMIDVLVVNEWWWTASCEYADVVLAVDSWGEYHQHDMTQSCTNPFMQVMPITKIKRIHDTRADAETYKGVAAKLAELTGDRRFIDYWAFINDKDRAKPYIQRVLSHSNMMKGYDVDKLLELAEKGIPAMMMGRSYPKNIGYEQSKESKPWYNRTGRLEFYRDEPEFKDYGENLPVYREAVDSTWYEPNVIVAAPHPLIRPKQPTDYGFSRYDLSRETRQVRNVVYTPEELLKTEHPLKREQFRFVWITPKFRHSVHTMFADLDLTAALWGPFGDVYRRDKRKPWVGEAYVDINPEDAKRLGIEDGDYVWIDADPEDQPFTGWSQRPEDYKVARCLLRARYYPGTPPGVLRTWFHFTQASYGTVRGQTSRDDGLAKNSETRYQAMYRSGGHQSGTRSWLRPTLLTDSLVRKNLMGQVIGKGFAPDVHCANGAPRESFVKITKAEDGGINGQKLWRVARLGLRPGYETPTILRYLKGQFIHTV, translated from the coding sequence ATGGCCGAACTGACGCGCCGTCGCTTCCTCAAGGCCACCGCCGGCGGCCTCGCCGCAGGCCTCGTCAGCCGCCCCGCCCTCGCCCTGCGGGCGCTGCAGCCGGCGGTGGGGATCGACAACCCCCTCAAGCACTATCCCAGCCGCGACTGGGAGAGCCTCTACCGCGACATCTACAAGCCGGACGATTCCTACGTCCTCGTCTGCACCCCGAACTGCACCCACAACTGCTACCTCAACGCCTACGTCAAGAACGGCGTCGTGGTGCGCATGGGGCCGACCCAGAACTACCACAAGGCCACCGACGTCTACGGCACCGTCGCCAGCCAGCGCTGGGATCCGCGCCTCTGCAACAAGGGCATCCTCCTGCCGCGCCGCTTCTACGGCGACCGCCGGGTCAAGGCGCCGATGGTGCGCAAGGGCTTCCTCGAGTGGGTGCGCCGCGGCTTCCCGCGCGACGAGGACGGCCTGCCGCCGGCCGAGCTCTTCCGCCGGGGCGAGGACGGCTACGTGCGCGTCTCCTGGGACGAGGCCTACGAGATCGTGGCCAAGGCCCTCTACGAGACCGCCAAGACCTATTCCGGCGAGCAGGGCGCGGCGCTGCTCAAGCGGCAGGACTACGACGAGGCCATGATCGCGCGCATGGGGAGCGCCGGCACCCGCGCCATGAAGTTCCGCGGCGGCATGCCCGTGCTCGGCTCCATCAAGCTCTTCGGCCAGTACCGCACCGCCAACTCCATGGCGCTGCTCGACGCCCACATCCGCAACGTCGGCCCCGACAAGGCCAAGGGCGGCGTCGGCCTCGACAACTACTCCTGGCACACCGACCTGCCGCCGGGCCACCCCATGGTCACCGGCCAGCAGACGGTGGACTTCGACCTCGCCACGGTGGAGTACGCCGACTGCATCGTCCTCTGGGGGATGAACTGGATCTCCACCAAGATGCCGGAGGCGCACTGGCTGACGGAGAACCGCGCCAAGGGCAAGAAGGTCATCGTCATCAGCACCGAGTACAGCTCCACCTGCTCCAAGGCGGACGAGATCGTCCTCATCCGCCCCGCCACCGACCCCGCCCTCGCCCTCGGCGTGGCGCAGATCATCATCGAGGAAAAGCTCTACGACGAGGAGTTCGTCAAGGGCCACACCGACCTGCCGCTGCTGGTGCGCATGGACACCGGCGATCTGCTGCGGGCCCACGAGGTGATCCCCGGCTACCGGCTCAAGGAGCTCAAGCTCACCCGCGTGGTGGACGACCCCAAGGACCTGCCCAAGCCCTTCCACGTCAACGTGGGCGAGCCGGTGGTCACGCGCAAGATGCGCGAGGAGTGGGGCGACTTCGTGGTCTGGGACCTGCGCAAGGGCCGCCCCGCCGCGGTCTCCCGCGACGACATCGGCGAGCACTTCCTCAAGACCGGCATCGACCCCGCGCTCGAGGGCGAGTTCGAGGTGGAGGTCGGGGGCGAGAAGGTGAAGGTGCGCCCGGTGTTCGACCTCGTACGCCAGCACCTGGACGACACCTGGAACCCCACCAACACGTCCAAGGTCACCGGCGCCCCCAAGTCGGCCCTCTACAGCCTGGCGCGGCAGTTCGCGGCCCACCCGGAGAAGACCCTGTTCATCACCGGCATGGGCCCGAACCAGATGTTCAACGCCGACCTCAAGGACCGCGCCATCTTCCTGGTGGCGGCCCTGACCCGCAACGTCGGCTTCATCGGCGGCAACGTCGGCAGCTACGCGGGCAACTACCGCGCCGCCTACTTCAACGGCATGCCGCAGTACCTCGCCGAGAACCCCTTCGACATCACCCTCGACCCGAAGGCGCCGGCGAAGGTCAAGCCCTATCTCACCTTCCAGTCGGCGCACTTCTATTCCCACGGCGACAAGCCGCTCAAGGTCCACGGCCACTACTTCAACGGCCGGACCCACATGCCGACGCCCACCAAGGCCTTCTGGTTCTCGGGGTCGAACTCGATCCTCGGCAACGCCAAGGGCCACTATGAGGTGGTGATGAACCTGCTGCGCCACCCGGCGCATCGCCACCCCGGCGCCCACAAGCGCATGATCGACGTGCTGGTGGTCAACGAGTGGTGGTGGACCGCCTCCTGCGAGTACGCCGACGTCGTCCTCGCCGTCGACTCCTGGGGCGAGTACCACCAGCACGACATGACCCAGTCCTGCACCAACCCCTTCATGCAGGTGATGCCCATCACCAAGATCAAGCGCATCCACGACACCCGCGCCGACGCCGAGACCTACAAGGGGGTCGCGGCCAAGCTCGCCGAGCTCACCGGCGACAGGCGCTTCATCGACTACTGGGCCTTCATCAACGACAAGGACCGGGCCAAGCCCTACATCCAGCGGGTGCTCTCGCACTCCAACATGATGAAGGGCTACGACGTCGACAAGCTCCTCGAGCTCGCCGAGAAGGGCATCCCGGCGATGATGATGGGGCGCAGCTACCCGAAGAACATCGGCTACGAGCAGAGCAAGGAGTCGAAGCCCTGGTACAACCGCACGGGGCGGCTCGAGTTCTACCGCGACGAGCCGGAGTTCAAGGACTACGGCGAGAACCTCCCGGTCTACCGCGAGGCCGTCGACTCCACCTGGTACGAGCCCAACGTCATCGTCGCGGCGCCCCATCCGCTGATCCGGCCGAAGCAGCCCACCGACTACGGCTTCTCGCGCTACGACCTCTCGCGCGAGACGCGCCAGGTGCGCAACGTCGTCTACACGCCGGAGGAGCTGCTCAAGACCGAGCACCCGCTCAAGCGCGAGCAGTTCCGCTTCGTCTGGATCACCCCCAAGTTCCGCCACAGCGTCCACACCATGTTCGCCGACCTCGACCTCACGGCGGCGCTCTGGGGCCCCTTCGGCGACGTCTACCGCAGGGACAAGCGCAAGCCGTGGGTGGGCGAGGCCTACGTGGACATCAACCCGGAGGACGCCAAGCGGCTCGGGATCGAGGACGGCGACTACGTCTGGATCGACGCCGACCCCGAGGACCAGCCCTTCACCGGCTGGAGCCAGCGGCCCGAGGACTACAAGGTCGCCCGCTGCCTGCTGCGCGCCCGCTACTACCCGGGCACGCCGCCGGGGGTGCTGCGCACCTGGTTCCACTTCACCCAGGCGAGCTACGGGACGGTGCGCGGCCAGACCAGCCGCGACGACGGCCTCGCCAAGAACAGCGAGACCCGCTACCAGGCCATGTACCGCAGCGGCGGCCACCAGAGCGGGACGCGGTCCTGGCTGCGCCCGACCCTGCTCACCGACAGCCTCGTGCGCAAGAACCTCATGGGTCAGGTGATCGGCAAGGGCTTCGCCCCCGACGTGCACTGCGCCAACGGGGCGCCGCGCGAGTCCTTCGTCAAGATCACGAAGGCCGAGGACGGCGGCATCAACGGGCAGAAGCTCTGGCGCGTGGCCCGGCTCGGGCTGCGTCCGGGCTACGAGACGCCCACGATCCTCCGCTACCTCAAGGGCCAGTTCATCCACACCGTCTGA
- a CDS encoding acyl-CoA synthetase → MSTRSPYDIGLDRNAANHAPLTPLSFIERAASVHPERTAIVHGRIRRTWAETYARCRRLASALARRGIGRGDTVAIMAPNVPAMYEAHFGVPMAGAVLNALNVRLDAATIAFILEHGEARALITDTEFAPVIRDALARLGRDILVIDIDDPEGPGGERLGAVEYEDFLAEGDPGHAWHPPADEWDAIALNYTSGTTGNPKGVVYHHRGAYLNAIGNVLAWNMTAHPVYLWTLPMFHCNGWCFPWTLALLAGTSVCLRKVEAGAIYRAIAEEGVTHFCGAPVVLGMVIHASEAERRPFGHRVEVMTAASAPPAAVLEAMERLGFRVTHVYGLTEVYGPAVVCDWKAEWDALPMEEQARIKARQGVRYHVLEGLMVADPETLRPVPRDGATLGEVFMRGHIVMKGYLKNPKATEEAFRGGWFHTGDLAVWHPDGYIELKDRSKDIIISGGENISTIEVEGVLYRHPAVLEAAVVAKPDPKWGETPCAFVTLKEGAEASAEEIIAFCRQHLARFKVPRTVVFGPLPKTSTGKIQKFVLRERARRLAEGQP, encoded by the coding sequence GTGAGCACCCGCAGCCCCTATGACATCGGCCTCGACCGCAACGCCGCCAACCACGCACCGCTCACGCCCCTGAGCTTCATCGAGCGCGCCGCCTCGGTGCACCCCGAGCGCACCGCCATCGTCCACGGGCGCATCCGCCGCACCTGGGCCGAGACCTACGCCCGCTGCCGCAGACTGGCCTCGGCCCTGGCGCGGCGCGGCATCGGCCGCGGCGACACGGTGGCGATCATGGCCCCCAACGTGCCCGCCATGTACGAGGCCCACTTCGGCGTCCCCATGGCCGGCGCCGTGCTCAACGCCCTCAACGTCCGCCTGGACGCCGCCACCATCGCCTTCATCCTCGAGCACGGAGAGGCGAGGGCGCTGATCACCGACACCGAGTTCGCGCCCGTGATCCGCGACGCCCTGGCGCGGCTCGGACGCGACATCCTGGTCATCGACATCGACGACCCCGAGGGCCCCGGCGGCGAGCGCCTGGGCGCCGTGGAGTACGAGGACTTCCTCGCCGAGGGCGACCCGGGGCATGCGTGGCATCCCCCCGCCGACGAGTGGGACGCCATCGCCCTCAACTACACCTCGGGCACCACCGGCAATCCCAAGGGCGTCGTCTACCACCACCGCGGCGCCTATCTGAACGCCATCGGCAACGTCCTCGCCTGGAACATGACCGCGCACCCGGTCTACCTCTGGACCCTGCCCATGTTCCACTGCAACGGCTGGTGCTTCCCGTGGACCCTGGCCCTGCTCGCGGGCACCAGCGTCTGCCTGCGCAAGGTGGAGGCGGGCGCCATCTACCGCGCCATCGCCGAGGAGGGCGTGACCCACTTCTGCGGCGCCCCGGTCGTCCTCGGCATGGTGATCCACGCCTCGGAGGCGGAGCGGCGCCCCTTCGGCCATCGCGTCGAGGTCATGACCGCGGCCTCCGCGCCGCCCGCCGCGGTGCTGGAGGCGATGGAGCGGCTCGGCTTCCGCGTCACCCACGTCTACGGCCTGACCGAGGTCTACGGCCCGGCCGTGGTCTGCGACTGGAAGGCGGAGTGGGATGCGCTGCCCATGGAGGAGCAGGCCCGCATCAAGGCCCGCCAGGGCGTGCGTTACCACGTCCTCGAGGGGCTGATGGTGGCCGACCCCGAGACCCTGCGGCCGGTGCCGCGCGACGGCGCCACCCTGGGCGAGGTCTTCATGCGCGGCCACATCGTCATGAAGGGCTATCTCAAGAACCCCAAGGCCACCGAGGAGGCCTTCCGCGGCGGCTGGTTCCACACCGGCGATCTCGCGGTCTGGCACCCGGACGGCTACATCGAGCTCAAGGACCGGTCCAAGGACATCATCATCTCCGGCGGCGAGAACATCTCCACCATCGAGGTGGAGGGGGTGCTCTACCGCCATCCGGCGGTGCTCGAGGCGGCGGTGGTGGCCAAACCCGACCCCAAGTGGGGGGAGACACCCTGCGCCTTCGTCACCCTGAAGGAGGGCGCCGAGGCCAGCGCGGAGGAGATCATCGCCTTCTGCCGCCAGCACCTTGCCCGCTTCAAGGTGCCGCGCACGGTGGTCTTCGGCCCCCTGCCCAAGACCTCCACCGGCAAGATCCAGAAGTTCGTGCTCCGCGAACGCGCCCGCCGCCTGGCCGAAGGGCAGCCCTGA
- a CDS encoding DMT family transporter has protein sequence MPYLLLALAALFWSGNFVLGRAFHAELPPVGLAFWRWAAALAILAPLALPRLRRAWPALRAARGRIAALALLGVAGFNTFVYLGLQSTTTVNALLINATVPVLIVPLAWLSGIERPGPRPLAGALVSLAGVAWIMARGDPAALARLDVHAGDAWILLAAFCWAAYSLLLRRLPPGLDPLAFLLAIVALGVAVLAPLYLAEHLGGRAFPLTRASAAVVGYVALFASVLAFVCWNHGIRAVGAARGGLFMHLMPVFGTVLAVLFLHERLHRYHLLGMLGVAAGIALATSRPRGRRKEEQAP, from the coding sequence GTGCCGTACCTGCTGCTGGCGCTGGCGGCCCTCTTCTGGTCCGGCAACTTCGTCCTCGGCCGCGCCTTCCACGCCGAGCTGCCGCCGGTGGGGCTCGCCTTCTGGCGCTGGGCGGCGGCGCTGGCGATCCTGGCGCCGCTGGCGCTGCCGCGGCTGCGGCGGGCGTGGCCCGCGCTGCGCGCGGCGCGCGGCCGCATCGCCGCCCTCGCCCTCCTCGGCGTCGCGGGCTTCAACACATTCGTCTACCTGGGCCTGCAGAGCACGACCACGGTCAACGCGCTGCTCATCAACGCCACCGTGCCCGTCCTGATCGTCCCCCTCGCCTGGCTGAGCGGCATCGAGCGGCCCGGGCCGCGCCCGCTCGCCGGGGCCCTCGTCTCCCTCGCCGGCGTGGCCTGGATCATGGCGCGCGGCGACCCGGCGGCGCTCGCGCGCCTCGACGTCCACGCCGGCGACGCCTGGATCCTGCTCGCCGCCTTCTGCTGGGCCGCCTACTCGCTGCTGCTGCGGCGCCTGCCGCCGGGGCTCGACCCCCTGGCCTTCCTCCTCGCCATCGTCGCCCTCGGCGTGGCCGTGCTCGCCCCGCTCTACCTCGCCGAGCACCTGGGCGGCCGCGCCTTCCCCCTGACCCGGGCGAGCGCCGCGGTGGTGGGCTACGTCGCCCTGTTCGCCTCGGTGCTCGCCTTCGTGTGCTGGAACCACGGCATCCGCGCCGTCGGCGCCGCCCGCGGCGGGCTCTTCATGCACCTCATGCCGGTCTTCGGCACCGTCCTCGCCGTGCTCTTCCTGCACGAGCGCTTGCACCGCTACCACCTCTTGGGAATGCTAGGCGTGGCCGCCGGCATCGCCCTGGCGACTTCGCGTCCGCGCGGCAGGAGGAAGGAGGAGCAAGCGCCGTGA
- a CDS encoding O-acetylhomoserine aminocarboxypropyltransferase/cysteine synthase family protein, which produces MADRKFGFETLCLHAGQLPDPVTGARAVPIYQTTSYVFDSTDHAASLFNLQTFGNIYTRIMNPTNAVLEERMAALEGGRGALAVASGMSAQMVALLTLLREGDHIVAARTLYGGTHSQFGYSFRRMGIETTFVDPDDPENFRRAITPHTKVLYAETLGNPNSNVLDIEAVAAIAHEAGLPLVVDNTFATPYLCRPIEWGADIVVHSATKFIGGHGTSIGGIVVDSGRFPWDNGNFPEMVEPSPGYHGVRFYETFGDFGYIMKCRVETLRTLGPAMSPFNAWLFLQGLETLPLRMERHCANAQRVAEHLAAHPAVAWVRYPGLPDDPYHALARKYLPRGAGAVFTFGVRGGAEACVRFIESVQFLSHLANVGDARTLVIHPASTTHRQLTEEEQRKAGVTPDMVRISVGLESLDDILWDIDQALAKAAA; this is translated from the coding sequence ATGGCGGATCGCAAGTTCGGCTTCGAGACCCTCTGCCTGCACGCCGGGCAGCTCCCGGACCCGGTCACGGGGGCGCGCGCGGTGCCCATCTACCAGACCACCTCCTACGTCTTCGACAGCACCGACCACGCCGCGAGCCTCTTCAACCTGCAGACCTTCGGCAACATCTACACCCGCATCATGAACCCCACCAACGCCGTCCTGGAGGAGCGGATGGCGGCGCTGGAGGGGGGGCGCGGGGCGCTCGCGGTGGCCTCGGGGATGTCGGCGCAGATGGTGGCGCTGCTGACGCTGCTCCGGGAGGGCGACCACATCGTCGCCGCCCGCACCCTCTACGGCGGGACCCACTCGCAGTTCGGCTACAGCTTCCGCCGCATGGGCATCGAGACCACCTTCGTCGATCCCGACGACCCCGAGAACTTCCGCCGCGCCATCACGCCCCACACCAAGGTCCTCTACGCCGAGACCCTCGGCAACCCGAACAGCAACGTGCTGGACATCGAGGCGGTGGCCGCGATCGCCCACGAGGCGGGGCTCCCCCTCGTGGTCGACAACACCTTCGCCACCCCCTACCTCTGCCGGCCCATCGAGTGGGGCGCCGACATCGTCGTCCACTCCGCCACCAAGTTCATCGGCGGCCACGGCACCTCCATCGGCGGCATCGTCGTCGACTCCGGGCGCTTCCCCTGGGACAACGGCAACTTCCCGGAGATGGTGGAGCCGTCCCCCGGCTACCACGGCGTGCGCTTCTACGAGACCTTCGGCGACTTCGGCTACATCATGAAGTGTCGGGTCGAGACCCTGCGCACCCTGGGCCCCGCCATGAGCCCCTTCAACGCCTGGCTCTTCCTGCAGGGGCTGGAGACCCTGCCCCTGCGCATGGAGCGCCACTGCGCCAACGCCCAGCGGGTGGCCGAGCACCTGGCCGCCCACCCCGCCGTGGCGTGGGTGCGCTACCCGGGCCTGCCCGACGACCCCTACCACGCCCTGGCCCGGAAGTACCTCCCCCGGGGGGCGGGGGCGGTCTTCACCTTCGGCGTCCGCGGCGGCGCCGAGGCCTGCGTGCGGTTCATCGAGTCGGTGCAGTTCCTGAGCCATCTCGCCAACGTGGGCGACGCCAGGACGCTGGTGATCCACCCCGCCTCCACCACCCACCGCCAGCTCACCGAGGAGGAGCAGCGCAAGGCCGGGGTGACGCCGGACATGGTGCGCATCTCGGTGGGGCTCGAGAGCCTCGACGACATCCTCTGGGACATCGACCAGGCCCTGGCCAAGGCCGCCGCCTGA
- a CDS encoding CoA-binding protein — translation MSGDGNDIETLRRILAEHRTVAVVGLSAKWYRPSYFAAKYLKDHGYRIIPVNPAYNEVLGERCYPSLRAIPEPVEVVDVFRRPEEVPAIAEEAIAIGAKVLWMQLGVVHEEAARRAREAGLAVVMDRCMKIEHARLFGGLNFVGIDTGVISARRPRHLPY, via the coding sequence ATGAGCGGCGACGGCAACGACATCGAGACCCTGCGGCGGATCCTCGCCGAGCACCGGACGGTGGCGGTGGTGGGGCTGTCGGCGAAGTGGTACCGGCCGAGCTACTTCGCCGCCAAGTACCTGAAGGATCACGGCTACCGCATCATCCCCGTCAACCCCGCCTACAACGAGGTGCTGGGCGAGCGCTGCTATCCCAGCCTGCGCGCGATCCCGGAGCCGGTGGAGGTGGTGGACGTCTTCCGCCGCCCCGAGGAGGTGCCGGCGATCGCCGAGGAGGCGATCGCCATCGGCGCCAAGGTGCTCTGGATGCAGCTCGGCGTCGTCCACGAGGAGGCCGCCCGCCGCGCCCGCGAGGCCGGGCTCGCGGTGGTCATGGACCGCTGCATGAAGATCGAGCACGCGCGCTTGTTCGGCGGGCTCAACTTCGTCGGCATCGACACCGGCGTCATCTCCGCCCGCCGCCCCCGCCACCTCCCCTACTGA
- a CDS encoding 4Fe-4S dicluster domain-containing protein, translated as MPKVYNWQLGREMDYPYEPAPPKRQFAAVFDTNKCIACQTCTIACKMTWTSGRGQEYMFWNNVESKPYGGFPLAWDVRLLEHLGGGTWEGGVYRGKTIFEKAKEERKTVAGFLPELEDWAYPNTGEDDIWGDRVDGGMHIDALPHPMWFFYVPRICNHCTYPGCLANCPRQAIYKRPEDGIVLIDQSRCEGYRQCVRGCPYKKAMFNATTGRSEKCIGCYPKVEQGIQTQCIEQCIGKIRLQGWISPPDQAREDNPIDYIVHIKKLALPLFPQFGTQPNVYYIPPIHVPTPFLVQMFGPRVTEAVRVYREEVRRDPVLQGLLVMFGSSPQIMTRFKVREGVAYGYNADGEVVAKAPITEPLALREPYDRKLDVYRLDIT; from the coding sequence ATGCCGAAGGTCTACAACTGGCAGCTCGGGCGCGAGATGGACTACCCCTACGAGCCCGCGCCGCCCAAGCGGCAGTTCGCCGCCGTCTTCGACACCAACAAGTGCATCGCCTGCCAGACGTGCACCATCGCCTGCAAGATGACCTGGACGTCGGGCCGCGGGCAGGAGTACATGTTCTGGAACAACGTCGAGAGCAAGCCCTACGGCGGCTTCCCGCTCGCCTGGGACGTGCGCCTGCTCGAGCACCTCGGCGGCGGCACCTGGGAGGGCGGCGTCTACCGGGGCAAGACCATCTTCGAGAAGGCCAAGGAGGAGCGGAAGACCGTCGCCGGCTTCCTTCCGGAGCTCGAGGACTGGGCCTACCCCAACACCGGCGAGGACGACATCTGGGGCGATCGCGTCGACGGCGGCATGCACATCGACGCCCTGCCCCACCCCATGTGGTTCTTCTACGTCCCGCGCATCTGCAACCACTGCACCTATCCCGGCTGCCTCGCCAACTGCCCCCGCCAGGCCATCTACAAGCGGCCCGAGGACGGCATCGTCCTCATCGACCAGTCCCGCTGCGAGGGCTACCGCCAGTGCGTGCGCGGCTGCCCGTACAAGAAGGCGATGTTCAACGCCACCACGGGGCGGTCCGAGAAGTGCATCGGCTGCTACCCGAAGGTGGAGCAGGGCATCCAGACCCAGTGCATCGAGCAGTGCATCGGCAAGATCCGCCTCCAGGGCTGGATCAGCCCGCCCGACCAGGCCCGCGAGGACAACCCCATCGACTACATCGTCCACATCAAGAAGCTGGCCCTGCCGCTCTTCCCGCAGTTCGGCACCCAGCCCAACGTCTACTACATCCCGCCGATCCACGTGCCGACGCCGTTCCTCGTCCAGATGTTCGGCCCGCGCGTGACCGAGGCGGTGCGCGTCTACCGTGAGGAGGTGCGGCGCGATCCGGTGCTGCAGGGGCTGCTGGTCATGTTCGGGAGCTCGCCCCAGATCATGACCCGGTTCAAGGTCCGCGAGGGCGTGGCCTACGGCTACAACGCCGACGGCGAGGTGGTGGCCAAGGCGCCCATCACCGAGCCCCTCGCCCTGCGCGAGCCCTACGACCGCAAGCTCGACGTCTACCGCCTCGACATCACCTGA